The sequence CAGGACGATCTTCGTCGCGTCTGGGTACGCCGCAGCCAGCCGTTCAAGGGTGTGAGCGTAGTCCACGCTGGTTCGCCGATCTGTCACCCACGCGTCGCGCTTCCCAGTCAACGGTTCCACCCAGCCGAAGAGATTCGCCGTCCCACAACGCTCGTACTCACTGTCCTCGCGCTTGACCTGTCCAGCGTTCGGCTGGACAGGCTGGA is a genomic window of Deinococcus ruber containing:
- a CDS encoding transposase produces the protein MEDVLDVYERPLDEAYPVVCLDEKPCQLIRDVLQPVQPNAGQVKREDSEYERCGTANLFGWVEPLTGKRDAWVTDRRTSVDYAHTLERLAAAYPDATKIVL